A genome region from Natronosalvus rutilus includes the following:
- a CDS encoding HD domain-containing protein, whose protein sequence is MNAIKDAVHDYVEVDGVVQDLLDTAAMQRLRYVKQLSTVRLVYPSASHTRFEHSLGVYHLARQALTHLGVEGARAEAVRAAALLHDVGHGPYGHQTERIIERHLGRHHDDVHHLFEDSELAAVLESHGLAPEVVANLIAGEGKLGQLVSGDLDVDRMDYLVRDAHHTGVPYGTVDPGRLVRVLRFVDDALVLEEGNVATAESLLVARALMNATVYRHHVSRIAGSMLERASETLLEETDLTAERFARMTDADLLSALRECQPTTDFAARLAERRLYKRAAWAELEAVPEWLLEADHDEVRELEDDVADRADVDSRSVVVDCPGRPSMPETETRVVVGGSVRRLHEQSPLVQGLQAAQRAQWRLGVYAPEADLEAVERAVSSVLALE, encoded by the coding sequence ATGAACGCGATCAAAGACGCCGTCCACGACTACGTCGAGGTCGACGGCGTCGTACAGGATCTCCTGGACACGGCGGCGATGCAGCGACTCCGGTACGTCAAACAGCTCTCGACCGTCCGACTGGTCTACCCCTCGGCCAGCCACACCCGGTTCGAACACAGTCTCGGAGTCTATCACCTCGCGCGCCAGGCGCTCACCCACCTCGGCGTCGAGGGGGCCCGCGCGGAGGCCGTCCGCGCAGCGGCCCTGCTCCACGACGTCGGCCACGGTCCCTACGGCCACCAGACCGAACGGATCATCGAGCGCCACCTCGGGCGCCACCACGACGACGTTCACCACCTCTTCGAGGACTCGGAACTGGCGGCCGTCCTCGAGTCCCACGGCCTCGCCCCGGAAGTGGTCGCGAACCTGATCGCCGGCGAGGGCAAACTCGGCCAGCTCGTCTCGGGGGACCTCGACGTCGACCGGATGGACTACCTCGTGCGCGACGCCCACCACACGGGCGTCCCCTACGGCACGGTCGATCCGGGGCGGCTCGTTCGAGTCCTCCGGTTCGTCGACGACGCGCTCGTCCTCGAGGAGGGCAACGTCGCGACCGCCGAGAGCCTGCTCGTTGCCCGCGCGCTGATGAACGCGACCGTCTATCGCCACCACGTCTCCCGCATCGCGGGGTCGATGCTCGAGCGCGCCTCCGAGACCCTGCTCGAGGAGACCGATCTGACGGCCGAGCGATTCGCCCGGATGACCGATGCGGACCTCCTGTCGGCGCTCCGGGAGTGCCAGCCCACGACCGATTTCGCGGCTCGACTCGCGGAACGGCGCCTCTACAAGCGAGCGGCCTGGGCCGAACTCGAGGCGGTGCCGGAATGGCTGCTCGAGGCCGACCACGACGAGGTTCGAGAACTCGAAGACGACGTCGCCGACCGGGCAGACGTCGATTCGCGGTCGGTCGTCGTCGACTGTCCAGGTCGGCCGAGCATGCCCGAGACCGAGACGCGCGTCGTCGTCGGCGGCTCCGTCCGCAGGCTTCACGAACAGTCGCCGCTCGTCCAGGGGTTACAGGCCGCCCAGCGCGCCCAGTGGCGGCTCGGTGTCTACGCCCCGGAGGCCGACCTCGAGGCGGTCGAACGGGCGGTCTCGTCAGTGCTGGCCCTCGAGTGA
- a CDS encoding alpha/beta fold hydrolase — protein sequence MPTVRNRGASLFYSAEGGDEGPAVVFVNEAGLGGWLWGWQHASLAGPFETVVWDLRGTGRSEGTTGPYDLETLASDFEAVCREIGSRSVHAVGLGLGSAIALEAARSSGRVETLTLLGTAAHGSAFDLEALFDPLEDGGEETSGDATTAQDDRRNAIRATLESALSGDFRNRQPDVVDGIVDWRLEGDADSAGRRAQLAALAEFDAQKWLVEVTQPTLVLHGTADALVPSGAGRDLADGLPRGTFVPLEGAGHLANVERSRTVNDRLFGFLEDHTDGLER from the coding sequence ATGCCGACCGTACGGAACCGCGGTGCGTCGCTGTTCTACAGCGCCGAGGGCGGCGACGAGGGGCCAGCGGTGGTCTTCGTCAACGAGGCCGGCCTCGGCGGCTGGCTCTGGGGCTGGCAACACGCCTCCCTGGCAGGCCCTTTCGAGACTGTCGTCTGGGACCTCCGGGGCACCGGTCGCTCCGAGGGGACGACCGGGCCGTACGACCTTGAGACGCTCGCGAGCGACTTCGAGGCCGTCTGCCGCGAGATTGGGAGCCGGAGCGTCCACGCCGTCGGCCTGGGACTCGGCAGCGCCATTGCCCTCGAAGCCGCTCGCTCGAGCGGTCGCGTCGAGACGCTAACGCTCCTGGGAACCGCCGCACACGGGTCGGCGTTCGACCTCGAGGCGCTGTTCGACCCGCTGGAAGACGGCGGCGAAGAAACGAGTGGTGACGCGACGACCGCCCAAGACGACCGACGCAACGCGATTCGAGCCACCCTCGAGTCCGCCCTCTCCGGGGACTTTCGAAACCGCCAGCCGGACGTCGTCGACGGCATCGTGGACTGGCGTCTCGAGGGCGACGCCGATTCCGCCGGGCGACGTGCGCAACTTGCCGCTCTAGCCGAGTTCGACGCTCAGAAGTGGCTCGTGGAGGTGACCCAGCCGACGTTAGTCCTCCACGGCACGGCCGACGCACTCGTCCCGTCTGGCGCCGGACGCGACCTCGCCGACGGCCTTCCGAGGGGGACGTTCGTCCCGCTCGAGGGCGCTGGCCACCTCGCGAACGTCGAACGCTCGCGGACGGTAAACGATCGGTTGTTTGGGTTCCTCGAGGATCACACCGACGGCCTCGAGCGGTGA
- a CDS encoding type 1 glutamine amidotransferase, with protein MTQVRLALLNAAYEGESTRRNFRRELDASLAEFDITDGELPETYDYDGVVVTGSRASVYWDEDWIEPAKTWVAEAIDRDVPFLGICWGHQLLADVLGGSVDDMGEYEVGYSHIEHTGDSPLFDGIDREFVGYTSHSDAVLELPPNAEPLAENEYSNHGYRLGNVFGVQFHPEFDQPTMRKLLENKDLESETRERLLAEVTDENHARTRPASLVFENFVDFVREVRERAAADDGARDVSA; from the coding sequence ATGACACAGGTGCGTCTCGCGCTGCTCAACGCCGCCTACGAGGGCGAGAGCACGCGACGAAACTTTCGACGCGAACTCGACGCCTCGCTCGCCGAGTTCGACATCACCGACGGCGAACTCCCCGAAACCTACGATTACGACGGCGTCGTCGTCACGGGCTCGAGAGCCTCGGTCTACTGGGACGAAGACTGGATCGAGCCAGCGAAGACGTGGGTCGCCGAAGCCATCGATCGCGACGTCCCGTTTCTGGGCATCTGCTGGGGCCACCAGCTCCTGGCTGACGTCCTCGGCGGGTCCGTCGACGACATGGGCGAGTACGAGGTCGGCTACAGTCATATCGAGCACACCGGCGACTCGCCCCTGTTCGACGGAATCGACCGCGAGTTCGTCGGCTACACGAGCCACTCCGACGCCGTCCTCGAGTTACCCCCCAATGCCGAGCCCCTGGCCGAAAACGAGTACTCGAACCACGGCTATCGCCTCGGGAACGTCTTCGGCGTCCAGTTCCACCCCGAGTTCGACCAGCCGACGATGCGAAAGCTGCTCGAGAACAAGGACCTCGAGTCCGAAACCCGCGAGCGTCTGCTCGCCGAGGTCACCGACGAGAACCACGCGAGGACGCGCCCGGCGAGTCTCGTCTTCGAGAACTTCGTCGATTTCGTGCGCGAAGTTCGTGAGCGAGCGGCCGCGGACGACGGGGCTCGAGACGTCTCGGCGTGA
- a CDS encoding heterodisulfide reductase-related iron-sulfur binding cluster has protein sequence MNVIAQTEVTRETYYGISSVEKVLFYFLAAVAILVFLFGVYARFARYAEGDDDPFPRVDDLASRVVAASKIVLTNEKQFNRDLYGGLMHAFIFWGFLSLFIATSILAFDEYAYGLVFDASFWHGDFYLAYQFMVDAMGLLFVVGLGMAMYRRYWVQNERLWGRHTSLEDTAFVWILFLLGLGGFALEGIRIYATGMPEFEVVSFVGYGLAMGLGALESMGMSESLATSMHWWAWWSHSLLAFFFIAWIPYAKPFHMLSSFANVVTRDEKTGKRLPGVPADLDATNAESIDDFTWKEILDQDACTKCGRCSSVCPAKASDRPLDPRNVILDLKSYRESLNAGGEERPIIADGGTSVIDAETMESCMACMACMDACPVEIEHLQSFTRLNRQLVDQGDVDSNMQDVFQNVMQNGNTFGDSPRNRADWADELEFDLVDARDEEVEYLWYVGDYPSYDERNKRVARSLATILEAADVSFGILFEDEKYDGNDIRRIGEEFLYLELAGHHVESFEACDFEKLICTDPHSYNTFENEYPEVDFAEFADDPMMPFEYDEYWNQRGEIEVLHWTQAVEELVQDGKLALSGTELDYTVTYHDPCHLGRYNDEYEAPRELIRATGCDLQEMPRNRADSFCCGGGGGGLWMDFDEEPKPSEERLREALEDTDAGAGVEKFVVACPMCMTMYEDGRKTGGFEEDIEIVDVAELLVEAIGERETAGLE, from the coding sequence ATGAACGTTATCGCACAGACGGAGGTGACCAGGGAAACGTACTACGGCATCTCCTCCGTGGAGAAGGTGCTGTTTTACTTCCTCGCCGCCGTCGCCATCCTCGTCTTCCTGTTCGGCGTCTACGCACGGTTCGCCCGTTACGCCGAGGGAGACGACGACCCCTTCCCTCGCGTCGACGACCTCGCGAGTCGAGTCGTGGCCGCGTCGAAAATCGTCCTGACGAACGAGAAGCAGTTCAATCGCGACCTCTACGGCGGACTGATGCACGCCTTCATCTTCTGGGGCTTTCTCTCGCTGTTCATCGCGACCTCGATTCTCGCATTCGACGAGTACGCCTACGGCCTCGTGTTCGACGCCTCCTTCTGGCACGGCGACTTCTACCTGGCCTACCAGTTCATGGTCGACGCGATGGGCCTGCTGTTCGTCGTCGGCCTCGGAATGGCGATGTACCGCCGGTACTGGGTACAGAACGAACGCCTGTGGGGTCGACACACCTCCCTCGAGGACACCGCGTTCGTCTGGATTCTCTTTCTCCTGGGCCTCGGCGGGTTCGCCCTCGAGGGAATCCGGATCTACGCGACCGGCATGCCCGAGTTCGAGGTGGTGAGCTTCGTCGGCTACGGCCTGGCGATGGGCCTCGGAGCGCTCGAGTCGATGGGCATGAGCGAGTCGCTCGCGACCTCGATGCACTGGTGGGCCTGGTGGTCGCACTCGCTGCTCGCGTTCTTCTTCATCGCGTGGATTCCCTACGCGAAGCCGTTCCACATGCTCTCCTCGTTCGCCAACGTCGTCACGCGCGACGAGAAGACCGGCAAGCGCCTGCCCGGCGTCCCAGCCGACCTGGACGCGACGAACGCCGAGTCCATCGACGACTTCACCTGGAAGGAGATTCTCGACCAGGACGCCTGTACCAAGTGTGGGCGCTGCTCGTCGGTCTGCCCCGCGAAGGCGTCCGACCGGCCGCTCGACCCGCGGAACGTCATCCTCGACCTGAAATCCTACCGCGAGAGTCTCAACGCCGGTGGCGAGGAACGACCGATCATCGCCGACGGCGGTACCTCGGTTATCGACGCGGAGACGATGGAATCGTGCATGGCCTGCATGGCCTGCATGGACGCCTGTCCCGTCGAGATCGAGCACCTCCAGTCCTTTACGCGACTCAACCGCCAGCTGGTCGACCAGGGTGACGTCGACTCGAACATGCAGGACGTCTTCCAGAACGTCATGCAGAACGGCAACACCTTCGGCGACTCGCCGCGGAACCGCGCCGACTGGGCCGACGAACTCGAGTTCGACCTCGTGGACGCTCGCGATGAGGAGGTCGAGTACCTCTGGTACGTCGGCGACTACCCGAGCTACGACGAGCGCAACAAGCGAGTCGCCCGCTCGCTGGCGACCATCCTCGAGGCCGCCGACGTCAGCTTCGGCATTCTCTTCGAGGACGAGAAGTACGACGGCAACGACATCCGCCGCATCGGCGAGGAGTTCCTCTACCTCGAGCTGGCGGGCCACCACGTCGAGTCGTTCGAGGCCTGTGACTTCGAGAAGCTGATCTGCACCGACCCGCACAGCTACAACACGTTCGAGAACGAGTACCCCGAGGTCGACTTCGCGGAGTTCGCGGACGATCCGATGATGCCGTTCGAGTACGACGAGTACTGGAATCAGCGCGGGGAAATCGAGGTGCTCCACTGGACGCAGGCCGTCGAGGAGCTGGTCCAGGACGGCAAGTTGGCCCTGTCGGGCACCGAACTCGACTACACCGTCACCTACCACGACCCCTGTCACCTCGGGCGGTACAACGACGAGTACGAGGCTCCGCGCGAACTCATCCGGGCGACCGGCTGTGACCTCCAGGAGATGCCGCGCAATCGTGCCGACTCGTTCTGTTGTGGCGGCGGTGGCGGTGGCCTCTGGATGGACTTCGACGAAGAGCCGAAACCGAGCGAGGAACGGCTTCGCGAGGCGCTCGAGGACACCGACGCCGGCGCTGGCGTCGAGAAGTTCGTTGTCGCCTGCCCGATGTGCATGACGATGTACGAGGACGGGCGCAAAACTGGTGGATTCGAAGAGGACATCGAGATCGTCGACGTCGCGGAACTGCTCGTCGAGGCCATCGGTGAGCGAGAGACGGCGGGCCTCGAGTGA
- a CDS encoding conditioned medium-induced protein 4, with the protein MNEKTEELRDIFTSVTDGEETVTESQEDTRGSLEKDERTVEERLENVIAQMRERYGFETPLSEAELQTVARRYYERDDDDEIAADLEVDPQNVFEARCALHLVDEGDADEIDLVAIRERDEADATLAEEYDVDPETIRRYRLVAAAKAESRAANDRYRDEFDSLLADSELASKMASDVRKDGLEDATEGMETDVSF; encoded by the coding sequence ATGAACGAGAAAACCGAAGAACTCCGAGACATCTTCACCAGCGTTACCGACGGCGAAGAGACCGTCACCGAATCCCAGGAAGACACCCGTGGATCGCTCGAGAAGGACGAGCGAACCGTCGAGGAGCGCCTCGAGAACGTGATCGCACAGATGCGCGAACGATACGGCTTCGAGACGCCGTTATCGGAGGCGGAGCTACAGACCGTCGCGAGACGCTACTACGAACGCGACGATGACGACGAGATCGCCGCCGACCTCGAGGTCGACCCACAGAACGTCTTCGAGGCCCGGTGTGCGCTACACCTCGTGGACGAGGGCGACGCCGACGAGATCGACCTGGTAGCGATTCGCGAACGTGACGAGGCCGACGCGACCCTCGCCGAGGAGTACGACGTCGACCCGGAGACGATCCGGCGCTACCGCCTCGTCGCGGCCGCGAAAGCGGAATCGCGAGCGGCGAACGACCGCTACCGCGACGAGTTCGATAGCCTGCTGGCCGACTCGGAACTCGCCTCCAAGATGGCGAGCGACGTCCGGAAGGACGGTCTCGAGGACGCGACCGAGGGCATGGAAACGGACGTCTCCTTCTGA
- a CDS encoding CRISPR-associated protein Cas4: MTHVAFSDLRTATYCPRKLYYARRADDREPPPGVAAVRDLATRYESLLTATDKALAHEPIELEPSVYRARLCRTRDRLTNAAEETRFQPPPNRDHDATNGDRWAATCDPATVDALVTGRECRGIVHKVLHDPLEPALVSAGKPPDQGVWKSQRVHAVAAAKALAWTHEQPVGGAWLEYPAYGEIRYVPMRTRRKAEYRRALRTVRELEEPPSRLSNREKCTACEYADTCGVRTRSLRSLLGFG; this comes from the coding sequence ATGACGCACGTCGCGTTCAGCGACCTCCGGACGGCCACCTACTGTCCGCGAAAGCTCTATTACGCCCGACGCGCCGACGACCGCGAGCCGCCACCCGGAGTCGCCGCCGTCCGAGACCTCGCGACCCGGTACGAATCCCTCCTCACGGCGACCGACAAGGCACTCGCCCACGAACCGATTGAACTCGAGCCGTCCGTCTATCGCGCCAGGCTCTGTCGAACGCGCGATCGATTGACGAACGCCGCCGAGGAGACGCGGTTCCAGCCGCCGCCGAATCGCGACCACGACGCGACGAACGGGGACCGATGGGCGGCGACCTGTGACCCCGCCACCGTGGACGCCCTCGTCACCGGTCGAGAGTGCCGTGGTATCGTTCACAAAGTACTGCACGATCCGCTCGAACCGGCCCTCGTCTCCGCCGGCAAACCGCCCGACCAGGGCGTCTGGAAATCCCAGCGCGTCCACGCCGTCGCCGCCGCGAAGGCCCTCGCATGGACACACGAACAACCGGTTGGCGGTGCCTGGCTCGAGTATCCAGCCTACGGGGAGATCCGCTACGTTCCGATGAGGACGCGCCGGAAGGCCGAGTACCGACGGGCACTCCGAACCGTCCGCGAACTCGAGGAGCCACCGTCGCGACTCAGCAACCGCGAGAAGTGTACCGCCTGCGAGTACGCCGACACCTGTGGTGTCCGAACACGAAGCCTCCGATCGCTGCTGGGATTCGGGTGA
- a CDS encoding L-threonylcarbamoyladenylate synthase yields the protein MSDLERAATAIRNGSLVVYPTETVYGLAANALDPTAVERVFEVKRRDRSNPISLAVPSVPAALEYVRASDRERQFMARFLPGPVTVLCRRRETVPDVLTAGNDRVGVRVPDHDLALRLCERAETPITATSANVSGRGSVRRPADLDPEVREAVDVVLEAGETAGTESTVVDIASGTIHRRGALADEIEAWLAAY from the coding sequence ATGTCCGACCTCGAGCGAGCGGCGACGGCTATTCGGAACGGGAGCCTCGTCGTCTACCCGACCGAAACCGTCTACGGACTCGCGGCGAACGCCCTCGACCCCACGGCCGTCGAGCGAGTCTTCGAGGTCAAGCGCCGTGATCGATCGAACCCCATCTCGCTCGCCGTTCCGTCGGTTCCGGCGGCCCTCGAGTACGTCCGGGCGAGTGACCGCGAACGTCAGTTCATGGCGCGGTTTCTCCCCGGTCCGGTGACGGTGCTCTGTCGTCGCCGCGAGACCGTTCCCGACGTACTCACCGCCGGCAACGACCGGGTGGGTGTTCGCGTTCCGGATCACGACCTCGCGCTCCGCCTCTGTGAACGCGCCGAAACGCCGATCACGGCGACGAGCGCCAACGTCAGCGGCCGCGGGAGCGTTCGACGTCCCGCCGATCTCGATCCCGAGGTTCGAGAGGCCGTCGACGTCGTCCTCGAGGCCGGCGAGACGGCCGGTACCGAGAGCACCGTCGTCGACATCGCTTCGGGGACGATCCACCGGCGTGGCGCGCTCGCCGACGAAATCGAGGCCTGGCTCGCCGCCTACTGA